One genomic segment of Salinigranum rubrum includes these proteins:
- a CDS encoding helix-turn-helix domain-containing protein produces the protein MADSPDMANLLETDDPGFQHVLSCVFGIQDHESRTYLVLLDNPGSTVAELADVLDRDRSNVNRSLTTLMEKGLAGRQRRLLDPGGYVYQYTATPLPEAKEMLHSALDAWAETVHERIDEFGPGA, from the coding sequence ATGGCAGACTCTCCCGACATGGCCAATCTCCTCGAAACCGACGACCCCGGGTTCCAGCACGTCCTCTCGTGTGTGTTCGGCATCCAGGACCACGAGAGCCGGACGTATCTCGTGCTCCTCGACAACCCCGGGAGCACCGTCGCCGAACTCGCGGACGTGCTCGACCGCGACCGGAGCAACGTCAACCGGTCGCTGACGACGCTGATGGAGAAGGGTCTCGCGGGTCGCCAGCGCCGCCTCCTCGACCCCGGCGGCTACGTCTACCAGTACACGGCGACCCCCCTCCCCGAGGCGAAGGAGATGCTCCACAGCGCGCTCGACGCGTGGGCCGAGACGGTCCACGAGCGCATCGACGAGTTCGGGCCCGGAGCGTGA
- a CDS encoding DEAD/DEAH box helicase — protein sequence MKVAEALPEFADAFGFEEFNRMQREALPAIMERDENVVAAAPTASGKTALAELAICKTLQEGGTALFVAPLRALTNEKEAEWERFEDLGYSVYVVTGERDLNPRRAERADILVMTPEKADSATRKHESPRYQFITDVSCVVIDEVHLLDSDSRGGVLEVTVSRLRRLCDPRVVALSATMRNVDDVAEWLDAAPETTFEFGDEYRPVKLHAGVKTYSHGENSFADKYRRLYRAFDLAEPHIRDAGQALVFVSSRQDTVQAAAKARDEFAERDVPMGARGDYDFHNEAKELTNDSLRNSVVDGVGFHHAGLGKDDRDRVERWFREGKVQLLFSTSTLAWGVNLPARCVVIRDTKYHDPLEGDVDISPLDVMQMLGRAGRPGYDDVGYGWVVCDSADADRYRRLIREGKDIESHLAEELDSHLNAEIAMGTIDDLDDVLSWLETTFYYVRARSRPAEYGFDGLRGRVRETLESLVDRGFVEMNELKVEPTALGRLASKYYLDLATAERFHDLSQRAYIDADAVLDCVAGASEFDSVSCRAAEVDAVDSVLTGVDTRLDGGNRKVLAICRASMVGSTPADLRSDAWVIRQNALRLLAALREFLDTFAGPRAANLTRRIEARVDHGVSRDAVGLTAVDGIGSRRASRLASAGLRTPADLVSAGVTELTRADLSEGVAERVVESAKGLPAIEVDWGAFPETVERGTSTVKQVEIANTGGSARTGIRVTVNDVEMTTKTTYLSDSTRVPVGVFGATDDELTFRIEVSFPDLPLLPVHEERVVRVVD from the coding sequence GTGAAGGTCGCCGAGGCACTGCCGGAGTTCGCCGACGCCTTCGGGTTCGAGGAGTTCAACCGGATGCAGCGCGAGGCGCTCCCCGCCATCATGGAGCGCGACGAGAACGTCGTCGCCGCCGCGCCGACGGCCTCGGGCAAGACGGCGCTCGCCGAGCTAGCCATCTGCAAGACGCTCCAGGAGGGCGGCACCGCGCTCTTCGTCGCCCCGCTGCGCGCGCTGACGAACGAGAAGGAAGCCGAGTGGGAACGCTTCGAAGACCTGGGCTACTCCGTCTACGTCGTCACCGGCGAGCGCGACCTCAACCCTCGTCGGGCGGAGCGGGCGGACATCCTCGTGATGACGCCCGAGAAGGCCGATTCCGCGACGCGAAAACACGAGTCTCCCCGATACCAGTTCATCACGGACGTCAGTTGCGTCGTCATCGACGAGGTCCACCTCCTCGATTCGGACTCTCGGGGCGGGGTCCTCGAAGTGACCGTCTCGCGCCTCCGGCGGCTGTGCGACCCGCGCGTGGTGGCGCTGTCGGCGACGATGCGGAACGTCGACGACGTCGCCGAGTGGCTCGACGCGGCGCCCGAGACGACGTTCGAGTTCGGCGACGAGTACCGACCGGTGAAGCTCCACGCGGGCGTGAAGACGTACAGTCACGGCGAGAACAGCTTCGCCGACAAGTATCGCCGGCTCTACCGGGCGTTCGACCTCGCCGAACCGCACATCCGCGACGCCGGCCAGGCGCTCGTCTTCGTCTCCTCGCGGCAGGACACCGTCCAGGCCGCGGCGAAGGCCCGCGACGAGTTCGCCGAGCGCGACGTCCCGATGGGCGCCCGCGGCGACTACGACTTCCACAACGAGGCGAAGGAACTGACGAACGACTCCCTGCGAAACTCGGTCGTCGACGGCGTCGGCTTCCACCACGCCGGACTGGGAAAGGACGACCGGGATAGGGTCGAACGGTGGTTCCGCGAGGGCAAAGTTCAGCTGCTCTTCTCGACGTCGACCCTGGCGTGGGGCGTGAACCTCCCCGCGCGGTGTGTCGTCATCCGCGACACGAAGTACCACGACCCGCTGGAGGGAGATGTTGACATCTCCCCACTCGACGTGATGCAGATGCTCGGTCGCGCGGGGCGTCCCGGCTACGACGACGTGGGCTACGGCTGGGTCGTCTGCGACAGCGCAGATGCGGACCGCTACCGGCGGCTCATTCGGGAGGGAAAGGACATCGAGTCGCACCTCGCCGAGGAACTCGATTCCCATCTCAACGCCGAGATAGCCATGGGGACCATCGACGACCTCGACGACGTGCTCTCGTGGCTGGAGACCACCTTCTACTACGTCCGCGCGCGGTCCCGTCCGGCCGAGTACGGCTTCGACGGCCTCCGTGGCCGAGTCCGCGAGACGCTCGAATCGCTCGTCGACCGCGGCTTCGTCGAGATGAACGAGTTGAAAGTCGAGCCCACCGCTCTGGGACGGCTCGCCTCGAAGTACTACCTCGACCTCGCTACCGCCGAGCGGTTTCACGACCTCTCCCAGCGAGCGTACATCGACGCCGACGCGGTGCTCGACTGCGTCGCCGGCGCCTCGGAGTTCGATTCGGTCTCCTGTCGCGCCGCCGAGGTCGACGCGGTCGACTCCGTGCTCACCGGCGTCGACACCAGGCTCGACGGCGGCAACCGGAAGGTGCTCGCCATCTGTCGGGCGTCGATGGTCGGGTCGACGCCCGCCGACCTGCGGAGCGACGCCTGGGTCATCAGACAGAACGCGCTGCGGCTTCTGGCCGCGCTCAGAGAGTTCCTCGACACCTTCGCGGGGCCGCGTGCGGCCAATCTGACCCGCCGCATCGAGGCGCGCGTCGACCACGGCGTCTCCCGGGACGCCGTCGGCCTCACGGCGGTCGACGGCATCGGCTCCCGCCGGGCGAGTCGGCTGGCCTCCGCCGGACTCCGGACCCCGGCGGACCTCGTCTCCGCCGGCGTCACCGAGTTGACCCGTGCGGACCTCTCGGAGGGCGTCGCAGAGCGCGTCGTCGAATCGGCGAAGGGGCTCCCGGCTATCGAGGTCGACTGGGGGGCGTTCCCCGAGACGGTCGAGCGAGGAACGAGCACGGTGAAGCAGGTCGAAATCGCCAACACCGGCGGGAGCGCCCGGACCGGGATCAGGGTGACCGTCAACGACGTGGAGATGACGACGAAGACGACGTACCTCTCGGACTCGACGCGCGTGCCGGTGGGGGTGTTCGGCGCGACCGACGACGAACTCACCTTCCGGATCGAGGTGTCGTTCCCCGACCTCCCGCTCTTACCGGTGCACGAGGAGCGCGTCGTCCGCGTCGTGGATTGA
- the serA gene encoding phosphoglycerate dehydrogenase has product MKVLITDPIADAGVQRLREAGHEVVTDYDVEGDALLDAVSDVNALVVRSGTEVSQEVFEAAPDLVIVGRAGIGVDNIDIDAATDHGVIVANAPEGNVRAAAEHTVAMAFAAARSIPQAHQRLKAGEWAKGDYLGTELNGKTLGIVGLGRVGQEVAKRLDSLGMNLVAYDPYIGEERADRLGAELVEFEACLERADFLTVHTPLTPETAGLISTDELKLMGGGYVVNCARGGVIDEAALAAAVEDGTLDGAAIDVFESEPVDPDNPLLRVEDVIVTPHLGASTEAAQENVATSIADQVMAAFADEPVINALNAPSVDQSAFPRIRPYIDIAETAGKIAAQLFDDRISEVEVSYEGEIAEEDLDLVTASGLKGVFAPLEWQVNAVNAPNIAEERGIDVVETKSRQSADFQSLVTVTVKNDDRSLGVCGTLFAGDDPRIVRIDGYRVDAIPHGQMLVARNYDRPGVIGFIGTVLGDNDVNIAGMFNARRAPGDDAALTVYNLDNPVPEAVRNELLADERITDVKYITLDNGDDE; this is encoded by the coding sequence ATGAAGGTACTCATCACGGACCCCATCGCGGATGCGGGTGTCCAACGGTTGCGTGAGGCGGGTCACGAGGTCGTGACCGACTACGACGTCGAGGGTGACGCGCTGCTCGACGCCGTCTCGGACGTGAACGCGCTCGTCGTTCGCTCGGGCACCGAGGTGTCGCAGGAGGTGTTCGAGGCCGCCCCCGACCTCGTCATCGTCGGGCGGGCGGGGATCGGCGTCGACAACATCGACATCGACGCCGCGACCGACCACGGCGTCATCGTCGCCAACGCGCCGGAGGGGAACGTCCGCGCCGCCGCCGAACACACCGTCGCGATGGCCTTCGCGGCCGCCCGTTCCATCCCCCAGGCACACCAGCGACTGAAGGCCGGCGAGTGGGCGAAGGGCGACTATCTGGGAACCGAACTCAACGGCAAGACGCTCGGCATCGTCGGGCTGGGCCGCGTCGGCCAGGAGGTCGCGAAACGGCTCGACTCGCTCGGGATGAACCTCGTCGCGTACGACCCCTACATCGGCGAGGAGCGCGCCGACCGACTCGGGGCCGAACTCGTCGAGTTCGAGGCGTGTCTCGAACGCGCCGACTTCCTCACCGTCCACACGCCGCTCACCCCCGAGACGGCGGGGCTCATCTCCACCGACGAGCTGAAACTGATGGGCGGCGGCTACGTCGTCAACTGCGCCCGCGGGGGCGTCATCGACGAGGCGGCGCTCGCCGCCGCGGTCGAGGACGGAACGCTCGACGGCGCCGCTATCGACGTCTTCGAGAGCGAGCCGGTCGACCCGGACAACCCGCTCCTTCGGGTCGAGGACGTCATCGTCACCCCACACCTGGGCGCCTCGACGGAAGCGGCACAGGAGAACGTCGCGACGAGCATCGCCGACCAGGTGATGGCCGCGTTCGCGGACGAGCCCGTGATCAACGCGCTGAACGCGCCCTCGGTGGACCAGAGCGCCTTCCCGCGCATCCGCCCGTACATCGACATCGCCGAGACCGCCGGCAAAATCGCCGCACAGCTGTTCGACGACCGCATCTCCGAGGTCGAGGTCAGCTACGAGGGCGAGATCGCCGAGGAGGACCTCGACCTCGTCACCGCCTCCGGGCTGAAGGGCGTCTTCGCCCCGCTGGAGTGGCAGGTCAACGCGGTCAACGCGCCGAACATCGCCGAGGAGCGCGGCATCGACGTGGTCGAGACCAAGTCACGCCAGTCGGCCGACTTCCAGAGCCTCGTGACGGTCACCGTCAAGAACGACGACCGGTCGCTCGGCGTCTGCGGGACGCTGTTCGCCGGCGACGACCCGCGCATCGTCCGCATCGACGGCTACCGCGTCGACGCCATCCCGCACGGGCAGATGCTCGTCGCTCGCAACTACGACCGCCCCGGCGTCATCGGCTTCATCGGGACCGTCCTCGGCGACAACGACGTCAACATCGCCGGGATGTTCAACGCCCGCCGCGCGCCCGGCGACGACGCCGCGCTCACCGTCTACAACCTCGACAACCCGGTCCCCGAGGCCGTTCGGAACGAACTGCTCGCCGACGAGCGCATCACCGACGTGAAGTACATCACCCTCGACAACGGCGACGACGAGTAA